One Microvirga thermotolerans DNA window includes the following coding sequences:
- a CDS encoding ATP-dependent helicase, which yields MNQPEHRPEPRGEAALEPAAGSLSARARAAVAPQSPYLAGLNPEQRAAVEATEGPVLVLAGAGTGKTRVLTTRIAHLIATGRARPFEILAVTFTNKAAREMRERVGSLIGPVAEGMQWLGTFHSIGTKILRRHAELVDLRSDFTILGTDDQLRLMKQVIEAEGIDEKRWPARQLVGILDGWKNRGLGPEQVPAGEAGAFANGRGGRLYRAYQERLKTLNAVDFGDLLLECLRLWREHPDILQQYQNRFRYMLVDEYQDTNVAQYLWLRLLAQARKNLCCVGDDDQSIYGWRGAEVDNILRFEHDFPGATVIRLERNYRSTGHILSAASGLIAKNQGRLGKTLRTEDEPGEKVTITGAWDSEDEARLIGEEIEALHAKRHPLSEIAILVRISAQMRELEDRLVTLGVPYRVIGGPRFYERAEIRDALAYLRVVNQPADDLAFERIVNVPKRGLGDATIQVLYNHARAARVPLFEAARFIVETDELKPKPRAALRDLLISFGRWSKLSETMTQSEVAQTVLEESGYTEMWQKDKSADAAGRLENLKELVRSMEEFPDLQSFLEHVSLVMEANESDTSERVSLMTLHAAKGLEFDTVFLPGWEEGLFPNQRALDESGRAGLEEERRLAHVGLTRARRRAKIYFASNRRIHGLWNSTVPSRFIDDLPESDVEIVEAPATFSYGGGFGEGSRFDRMAPFAGSSYQTPGWQRAQAHRAATGGGGSSAYRSGDRRGPMTIEGELVAKSTGGSGFSVGSRVLHTKFGPGTVEAVDGNKLTVEFDKAGRKMVLDSFVEALG from the coding sequence ATGAATCAGCCTGAACACAGACCCGAGCCGCGGGGCGAGGCCGCTTTGGAGCCGGCCGCCGGCTCCCTGAGCGCCCGCGCCCGTGCCGCGGTCGCCCCGCAGTCGCCCTATCTCGCGGGCCTCAATCCCGAGCAGCGCGCCGCCGTGGAGGCGACCGAGGGTCCCGTTCTCGTGCTCGCCGGCGCGGGCACGGGCAAGACCCGGGTGCTCACCACCCGCATCGCCCACCTGATCGCCACCGGCCGGGCCCGCCCGTTCGAGATCCTCGCCGTGACCTTCACCAACAAGGCGGCGCGGGAGATGCGCGAGCGGGTGGGCTCCCTCATCGGCCCGGTGGCCGAAGGGATGCAGTGGCTCGGCACCTTCCACTCCATCGGCACCAAGATCCTGCGCCGGCACGCCGAGCTCGTGGACCTGCGCTCGGATTTCACCATCCTCGGCACAGACGACCAGCTGCGCCTGATGAAGCAGGTGATCGAGGCGGAGGGGATCGACGAGAAGCGCTGGCCCGCGCGGCAGCTCGTCGGGATCCTCGACGGCTGGAAGAACCGTGGCCTCGGGCCCGAGCAGGTGCCGGCCGGCGAGGCGGGCGCCTTCGCCAACGGCCGGGGCGGCCGGCTCTACCGGGCCTATCAGGAGCGCCTCAAGACCCTCAACGCGGTGGATTTCGGCGACCTGCTGCTGGAATGCCTGCGCCTGTGGCGCGAGCATCCGGACATCCTCCAACAGTACCAGAACCGCTTCCGCTACATGCTGGTGGACGAGTACCAGGACACGAACGTCGCCCAGTATCTCTGGCTCCGGCTCCTCGCCCAGGCGCGCAAGAACCTGTGCTGCGTGGGCGACGACGACCAGTCGATCTACGGCTGGCGCGGGGCGGAGGTGGACAACATCCTCCGCTTCGAGCACGACTTCCCCGGCGCCACGGTGATCCGCCTGGAGCGGAACTACCGTTCCACGGGGCACATTCTCTCCGCCGCCTCGGGCCTCATCGCCAAGAACCAGGGCCGCCTCGGCAAGACCCTGCGGACCGAGGACGAGCCGGGCGAGAAGGTCACCATCACCGGGGCCTGGGACTCGGAGGACGAGGCGCGCCTGATCGGCGAGGAGATCGAGGCGCTGCACGCGAAGCGCCATCCCCTGTCCGAGATCGCGATCCTCGTGCGCATCTCCGCCCAGATGCGCGAGCTGGAGGACCGCCTCGTGACGCTGGGGGTGCCCTACCGCGTCATCGGCGGTCCGCGCTTCTACGAACGGGCGGAGATCCGCGACGCCCTCGCCTATCTCCGCGTGGTCAACCAGCCCGCGGACGACCTCGCCTTCGAACGGATCGTCAACGTGCCGAAGCGCGGCCTGGGCGACGCGACGATCCAGGTCCTGTACAACCATGCCCGCGCGGCGCGCGTGCCGCTCTTCGAGGCGGCACGGTTCATCGTCGAGACCGACGAATTGAAGCCCAAGCCCCGCGCGGCGCTGCGCGACCTCCTCATCTCCTTCGGCCGCTGGTCGAAGCTCTCCGAGACCATGACCCAGTCCGAGGTGGCGCAGACGGTGCTGGAGGAGTCCGGCTACACCGAGATGTGGCAGAAGGACAAATCGGCGGACGCGGCGGGACGGCTGGAGAACCTCAAGGAGCTGGTGCGCTCCATGGAGGAGTTCCCGGACCTGCAGAGCTTCCTGGAGCATGTCTCGCTCGTCATGGAGGCGAACGAGTCCGACACCTCCGAGCGCGTGAGCCTGATGACGCTGCATGCGGCCAAGGGGCTGGAGTTCGACACCGTGTTCCTGCCCGGATGGGAGGAAGGCCTGTTCCCGAACCAGCGCGCCCTCGACGAGAGCGGCCGCGCCGGACTGGAGGAGGAGCGCCGCCTCGCCCATGTGGGGCTGACCCGCGCCCGGCGCCGGGCGAAGATCTATTTCGCCTCCAACCGCCGGATCCACGGCCTCTGGAACTCGACGGTCCCGAGCCGCTTCATCGACGACCTGCCGGAGTCGGACGTGGAGATCGTCGAAGCGCCCGCGACCTTCTCCTATGGCGGCGGCTTCGGCGAAGGCTCCCGCTTCGACCGCATGGCGCCCTTCGCCGGATCCAGCTACCAAACGCCGGGCTGGCAGCGGGCACAGGCCCACCGCGCCGCGACCGGGGGCGGAGGCTCCTCGGCCTACCGGTCCGGCGACCGCCGCGGGCCGATGACGATCGAGGGCGAGCTCGTCGCGAAGTCCACCGGCGGCTCCGGCTTTTCCGTCGGCAGCCGGGTGCTCCACACCAAGTTCGGCCCCGGCACCGTCGAGGCGGTGGACGGCAACAAGCTCACGGTGGAATTCGACAAGGCCGGACGGAAAATGGTGCTCGACAGCTTCGTCGAGGCGCTCGGCTGA
- a CDS encoding thioesterase family protein — protein MDERAPVFFFAPFVSSTMRVQPAWIDYNGHMNMAYYHVLFDRAVEEAFGLVGLGQDYLEERNASFFAAEAHTLYKRELRAKDAVRVTLQLIDFDEKRLHFYMEIRHAAEGWLSATSEGLSLHVDMATRKVAPFPDDILANLAIMKATHARLARPQTLGRVIGIPGRTEALNPLREPALASGTRH, from the coding sequence ATGGACGAACGCGCACCCGTCTTCTTCTTCGCCCCGTTCGTTTCATCGACCATGCGCGTCCAGCCGGCATGGATCGACTACAACGGGCACATGAACATGGCCTATTACCATGTCCTGTTCGACAGGGCGGTGGAGGAGGCCTTCGGCCTCGTGGGCCTCGGCCAGGACTATCTGGAGGAGCGCAACGCCTCCTTCTTCGCGGCGGAGGCGCACACGCTCTACAAGCGCGAGCTGCGGGCCAAGGACGCGGTGCGCGTCACGCTCCAGCTCATCGACTTCGACGAGAAGCGCCTTCACTTCTACATGGAGATCCGCCACGCCGCGGAGGGCTGGCTGTCCGCGACGTCGGAGGGCCTGAGCCTCCACGTGGACATGGCGACGCGCAAGGTCGCGCCCTTCCCCGACGATATCCTGGCCAATCTCGCGATCATGAAGGCGACCCATGCCCGCCTCGCCCGGCCGCAGACCCTCGGCCGCGTCATCGGAATTCCCGGCCGGACGGAAGCCCTGAACCCCCTGCGGGAGCCGGCGCTCGCCTCCGGCACCCGTCACTGA